The following proteins are co-located in the uncultured Draconibacterium sp. genome:
- a CDS encoding S8 family serine peptidase: MKKYLMLFLMAVAIVIVSCEKSEEISVVSEQTEFVTHSEVVIPGQYIVLLESTGLKSAYSNKQEADLAVLRKAQTISSAAKIDLGEVKMIYSAALEGVVANLTEEDAKELQFAEGVKGVYPDKMVTLKKPGTVPTDPPAETIPYGITRVGGSTTYSGSHKAWIIDTGIDMNHPDLVVDQVNGQTFVTRTYTPEDDNGHGTHCAGIVAAVDNEIGVVGVAAGATVVPVKVLDKRGSGAYSQIIAGVEYVMAHASAGDVANMSLGGGVYEPIDLAVVELANSGVLVALAAGNESDDANNHSPARANADNIYTVSAMDVNDNFASFSNYGNPPIDYCAPGVSILSTYKGDTYATMSGTSMAAPHVCGLLLVTNGNIVTDGYVNGDPDGNADPIAHN, translated from the coding sequence ATGAAAAAATATCTAATGTTATTTTTGATGGCTGTGGCCATCGTAATTGTTTCGTGTGAAAAATCGGAAGAAATTTCTGTTGTATCTGAACAAACTGAATTTGTTACACATTCAGAAGTTGTTATTCCCGGGCAGTACATTGTGCTTTTGGAATCAACAGGACTAAAATCAGCTTACTCAAATAAACAGGAAGCCGATCTTGCTGTTTTAAGAAAAGCACAAACGATTAGTTCTGCTGCAAAAATTGATTTGGGAGAAGTAAAGATGATTTATAGCGCTGCTTTGGAAGGAGTAGTTGCAAATTTGACTGAGGAGGATGCCAAAGAACTTCAATTTGCTGAAGGCGTTAAAGGTGTTTATCCTGACAAAATGGTAACCTTGAAAAAACCAGGTACCGTTCCAACAGATCCTCCGGCTGAAACAATACCTTACGGAATAACACGTGTTGGCGGAAGTACAACTTACTCCGGAAGTCATAAAGCCTGGATTATTGATACCGGAATTGATATGAATCACCCTGATTTAGTAGTGGATCAGGTGAATGGACAAACCTTTGTAACCAGAACTTATACTCCGGAAGATGACAATGGACACGGTACACACTGTGCCGGAATTGTTGCTGCTGTTGATAACGAAATTGGAGTAGTTGGTGTTGCTGCCGGTGCTACTGTAGTGCCTGTTAAAGTATTAGACAAAAGAGGTTCAGGTGCTTACTCGCAAATTATTGCCGGTGTTGAGTATGTAATGGCCCATGCAAGTGCTGGCGATGTTGCGAACATGAGTCTTGGTGGTGGCGTTTACGAACCAATTGATTTAGCTGTAGTTGAATTGGCAAATTCAGGCGTTCTTGTAGCTTTGGCAGCAGGAAATGAGAGTGACGACGCAAATAATCATTCTCCGGCAAGAGCGAATGCTGATAATATTTATACCGTTTCAGCAATGGATGTGAATGATAATTTCGCATCTTTCTCTAACTACGGAAATCCACCTATCGATTACTGTGCACCAGGAGTATCAATACTTTCTACTTACAAAGGAGATACCTATGCAACAATGAGTGGTACTTCAATGGCAGCTCCCCATGTTTGTGGTTTGCTTTTAGTTACTAACGGAAATATAGTAACCGATGGGTATGTAAACGGAGACCCTGATGGCAACGCTGACCCAATAGCACATAATTAG
- a CDS encoding glycoside hydrolase family 3 C-terminal domain-containing protein — MKKTTLSLLLLLLSASIFAQNENFEFLNSNLPFDERVDILVSQMTLQEKVDQLVYTSKAVERLQVPEYNWWNECLHGVARAGYATVFPQSITIAGSWDKDLMFRVATAISDEARAKHHEFVRNGKRGIYQGLTFWSPNINIFRDPRWGRGHETYGEDPFLTGVLGAEFVKGLQGDDPKYLKVVATAKHYAVHSGPEPLRHEFNAKVSELDLRETYLPAFRTLIQDAHVYSVMGAYNQFRDFPCCASPELYSILRNDWGFKGYIVSDCWAISDFYKYQGFSAGPAEASAAAVKAGTDLNCGNSYPYLMEAVEKGLITEDEIDVSVKRLMMARFKLGMFDSEKDVSFAQIPYSVNTSSANDKLSLEAAHKSIVLLKNENSILPLSKDIKKLAVIGPNADNWESLVGNYNGIAKNPITVLKGLQKKLGSTEILFAEGSHLADGVSNLSAIPSKYLMTADGKQGVVGEYFNNAKLEGEPAFTRIDENINFYWEKNAPKPELNDDDFSVRWSGYLVPPISGEFNIGCWGMPKLEVWLEGEKVLAHSSEHHAFYHEKAVQLEAGKKYKFVYEYSNDYGDGDAKLLWTMPNNNMQQEAVEVAKQADAVVLVLGLSQRLEGEEMPIHVDGFSGGDRTHLKLPETQRELMKAVAASGKPVILVLLNGSALAVNWANENLAAIISAGYPGQEGGTAVADVLFGDYNPAGRLPVTYYKSVDQLPAFEDYNMTGRTYKYFTGEPLYPFGYGLSYTSFTYSDLKVNKKAKVGETIHVSINVTNSGNRDGEEVVQLYLKDEIASTPRPKLQLEGFERIFLKAGESKTLEFELTPRQFSIIGADDKRIIESGSFTVFVGGGQPDTEATKVVSAKVELTGKNKYIE, encoded by the coding sequence ATGAAGAAAACCACATTAAGCCTATTACTTCTGCTGTTGTCAGCAAGTATTTTTGCACAAAATGAAAATTTTGAGTTTCTAAATTCAAATTTACCTTTCGACGAAAGAGTCGATATTCTGGTTTCTCAAATGACTCTCCAGGAGAAAGTCGATCAACTTGTTTATACCTCCAAAGCCGTGGAAAGATTGCAGGTGCCGGAGTACAACTGGTGGAATGAATGTCTGCACGGTGTTGCCAGAGCCGGATATGCTACTGTTTTCCCTCAATCCATAACAATTGCAGGATCGTGGGATAAAGATCTTATGTTTCGGGTGGCTACTGCAATTTCCGATGAAGCAAGAGCCAAACACCACGAGTTTGTGCGTAACGGCAAACGGGGAATTTATCAGGGACTTACATTTTGGTCGCCCAATATTAACATCTTCCGCGATCCAAGATGGGGAAGAGGGCATGAAACCTATGGAGAAGATCCATTCCTGACAGGTGTATTAGGGGCCGAATTTGTAAAAGGATTACAAGGAGACGACCCGAAATACCTGAAAGTTGTAGCTACTGCTAAACATTATGCTGTTCATTCGGGCCCCGAACCGCTGCGGCACGAATTTAATGCAAAAGTTAGCGAACTCGATTTACGCGAAACGTACTTGCCGGCATTCCGGACTTTGATTCAAGACGCTCATGTTTACTCTGTAATGGGTGCATACAATCAGTTTCGTGATTTTCCTTGTTGTGCGAGCCCTGAATTGTATTCTATATTACGAAATGATTGGGGATTTAAAGGATATATTGTTTCGGATTGTTGGGCCATTTCCGATTTTTATAAATACCAGGGATTTTCGGCAGGTCCGGCTGAGGCTTCTGCAGCAGCAGTAAAAGCCGGTACCGATTTAAATTGCGGTAATTCTTATCCATACCTAATGGAAGCTGTTGAAAAAGGACTGATCACAGAGGATGAAATTGATGTGTCGGTTAAACGTTTAATGATGGCGCGTTTTAAGTTGGGCATGTTCGACTCCGAAAAAGATGTTTCTTTTGCTCAAATACCTTATTCTGTAAATACATCTTCCGCAAATGACAAACTCTCATTGGAAGCCGCCCATAAAAGTATTGTACTATTAAAAAACGAAAACAGTATTTTACCCTTGTCAAAGGACATTAAGAAGCTTGCTGTAATTGGGCCAAATGCCGACAACTGGGAATCGTTGGTGGGTAACTACAACGGAATTGCTAAAAATCCAATTACTGTATTAAAGGGTTTGCAGAAGAAATTGGGAAGCACTGAAATATTATTTGCTGAAGGAAGTCATTTGGCAGATGGAGTTAGTAATTTGAGCGCAATTCCATCGAAATATTTAATGACTGCCGATGGTAAACAGGGTGTTGTTGGAGAGTATTTCAACAATGCAAAACTGGAAGGAGAACCGGCATTTACAAGAATTGATGAAAACATTAATTTTTACTGGGAAAAAAATGCACCCAAACCTGAACTTAACGATGACGATTTTAGTGTACGTTGGTCCGGTTATTTGGTTCCTCCTATTTCCGGAGAATTCAACATTGGATGTTGGGGAATGCCAAAGCTGGAAGTTTGGCTCGAAGGAGAAAAGGTTTTAGCACACAGTTCGGAACATCATGCATTTTACCACGAAAAGGCGGTTCAGTTGGAAGCAGGTAAAAAATACAAATTTGTTTACGAATACTCCAACGATTATGGCGATGGTGATGCAAAACTATTATGGACAATGCCAAACAATAACATGCAACAGGAAGCTGTAGAGGTGGCAAAACAAGCTGATGCAGTTGTTCTGGTACTTGGTCTTTCACAGAGGTTAGAAGGAGAAGAGATGCCAATTCATGTAGATGGATTTTCGGGAGGCGACAGAACTCACCTTAAATTACCCGAAACACAACGTGAGTTGATGAAGGCAGTTGCAGCAAGCGGGAAGCCTGTAATTTTGGTATTACTAAACGGTAGTGCACTAGCGGTAAACTGGGCCAATGAAAATCTGGCAGCCATTATTTCTGCAGGATATCCCGGGCAGGAAGGTGGCACTGCTGTTGCCGACGTATTGTTCGGAGATTACAATCCTGCAGGTCGGTTGCCTGTTACCTATTACAAGTCGGTTGATCAACTTCCGGCCTTTGAGGATTATAACATGACAGGCCGCACCTATAAATATTTTACAGGTGAACCGCTTTATCCGTTTGGCTATGGTTTAAGCTACACAAGCTTTACCTATTCTGATTTGAAAGTAAATAAAAAGGCAAAAGTTGGTGAAACTATTCATGTAAGTATTAATGTTACAAACTCGGGAAACAGAGACGGCGAAGAAGTTGTGCAGTTGTACCTTAAAGATGAAATCGCATCAACTCCACGTCCTAAACTACAACTGGAAGGATTTGAACGTATCTTTTTAAAAGCGGGTGAGTCAAAAACGCTGGAGTTTGAATTAACTCCACGTCAGTTTTCCATTATTGGTGCCGATGATAAAAGAATTATTGAAAGTGGTTCGTTTACCGTATTTGTTGGCGGTGGTCAACCGGATACTGAAGCCACTAAGGTTGTTTCTGCCAAAGTTGAATTAACGGGCAAAAATAAATACATCGAATAA
- a CDS encoding DUF2795 domain-containing protein, whose product MYWTLELASKLEDAPWPATKDELIDFAIRSGAPLEVIENLQEIEDEGEMYESIEDIWPDYPSKDDFFFNEDEY is encoded by the coding sequence ATGTATTGGACTCTTGAATTGGCATCGAAATTAGAAGATGCTCCTTGGCCGGCAACTAAAGATGAATTAATCGATTTTGCAATTCGTTCTGGCGCTCCGCTTGAAGTTATTGAAAACTTGCAGGAGATTGAAGATGAAGGTGAAATGTATGAAAGTATTGAAGATATTTGGCCTGATTATCCAAGTAAGGACGATTTCTTTTTTAACGAAGACGAATATTAA
- a CDS encoding cob(I)yrinic acid a,c-diamide adenosyltransferase codes for MGKEFKVYTKTGDDGTTGLVGGNRVKKYDLRLEAYGTVDELNASIGIVRSYEMDEDIRVLLTEIQNKLFNIGSRLASDERGDAMTANLAVKYEDIEVLEKAIDRFEEGLPELRNFILPGGELSMAQCHMARTICRRAERRIVEFAEQTPVQTEIIKYINRLSDFLFVLARKLGNNNGVEETAWNH; via the coding sequence ATGGGAAAAGAGTTTAAAGTATACACAAAAACCGGTGACGACGGTACTACAGGACTGGTTGGTGGCAACAGAGTAAAGAAATACGATCTCAGACTGGAAGCTTACGGAACGGTGGACGAATTAAATGCATCGATTGGAATTGTTCGATCGTACGAGATGGATGAAGATATTCGCGTGTTATTGACCGAAATACAAAATAAACTTTTTAACATTGGTTCGCGTTTGGCATCGGATGAAAGAGGCGATGCAATGACCGCAAATCTAGCTGTAAAATACGAAGATATTGAAGTGCTTGAAAAGGCAATCGACAGGTTTGAAGAAGGACTTCCTGAACTTCGTAATTTTATTCTGCCCGGAGGCGAACTGTCAATGGCTCAGTGTCATATGGCACGTACAATTTGCAGAAGAGCTGAACGTAGAATCGTTGAATTTGCCGAACAAACACCTGTGCAAACAGAAATTATTAAATACATTAATCGTTTATCCGATTTTTTGTTTGTATTGGCCCGAAAGCTGGGTAATAACAATGGAGTAGAAGAAACGGCCTGGAATCATTGA
- a CDS encoding ABC transporter ATP-binding protein, with product MKDKIIELENIVKNYKVGTQVVRALRSVSINIFKGEYVAIMGASGSGKSTLMNIIGCLDTPTSGKYVLNGKDVSRLSDDSLAEIRNSEIGFVFQVFNLLPRNTALENVMLPLVYSGIKKAERKRLAEETLIDVGLDDRMTHKPNELSGGQRQRVAIARALVNKPALLLADEPTGNLDSKISEEIMKLFAEIHRKGNTLVMVTHEEDIAKHAHRIIRLKDGEVESDIINENPIY from the coding sequence ATGAAGGACAAAATTATTGAATTAGAAAACATTGTAAAAAATTACAAAGTAGGTACCCAGGTAGTACGCGCACTTCGCTCAGTTTCAATAAATATTTTTAAAGGAGAATATGTTGCCATAATGGGGGCTTCAGGTTCCGGGAAATCAACACTAATGAATATTATAGGTTGTTTGGATACTCCAACCAGTGGTAAATATGTGTTAAACGGAAAAGATGTAAGTCGTTTGTCGGACGACAGTCTGGCCGAAATCAGAAATTCAGAAATAGGATTTGTTTTTCAGGTTTTTAATTTATTACCCCGAAATACAGCGCTCGAAAATGTAATGTTGCCTTTGGTTTATTCGGGCATAAAAAAAGCAGAGCGAAAACGTTTGGCAGAAGAAACCTTAATTGATGTAGGTTTGGACGATCGGATGACACACAAACCAAACGAACTTTCAGGAGGTCAACGTCAGCGCGTTGCAATTGCCAGGGCTTTGGTGAATAAACCTGCATTGCTTTTGGCCGATGAGCCAACCGGAAACCTTGATTCGAAAATTTCGGAAGAAATCATGAAATTATTTGCCGAAATTCACCGAAAAGGGAACACCCTGGTTATGGTAACACACGAAGAAGACATTGCTAAGCACGCTCATCGTATTATTCGACTAAAAGATGGTGAGGTAGAATCGGATATTATCAATGAAAATCCGATTTATTAG
- the recG gene encoding ATP-dependent DNA helicase RecG, which translates to MPDFLETEIQFLPGVGPKRAETLNKELKIKTFGDLVYYYPYKYIDRTKYYKISEIHTEMPFIQVKGVIKQIETIGSGPKQRLSARFYDDTGSIELVWFRGIKWQIENLKKFKTYTVFGKPSLFAGKISVVHPELESEEEKQLNPAGLFQGYYITSENMKKKYLNSKSIHKFQLTLISLAKEKIKETLPDFLLSKLKLMPLEKALINIHKPADTIHLKNARFRLKFEELFFIQLKILAIKHNRDQKFKGFHFERVGYNFNTFYDKFLPFELTNAQKKVIREIRIDVNRNTQMNRLLQGDVGSGKTLVALMTMLLAMDNEFQSCLMAPTEILAQQHYQSISKFLMGMNINVGLLTGSNKAKERKVLHAALQSGEMQIIIGTHALIENTVVFKKLGLVIVDEQHRFGVAQRAKLWQKNDLIPPHILVMTATPIPRTLAMTVYGDLDVSVIDELPPGRKPIQTMHFYENRRKQLYNFLQQQIDKGTQVYIVYPLISESEKMDYKNLEEGFRHISEAFPDVKISMVHGKMKPAIKENAMQAFKRGETQIMVATTVIEVGVDVPNAAVMVIESSERFGLSQLHQLRGRVGRGAEQSYCILMSSYKLSTESRKRLETMVRTNDGFEIAEVDMKLRGPGDLEGTQQSGIGFDLKIANLGKDGEILQLARNVANDILDEDPFLQKEENQLLLKNLLSTKDTSFDWSSIS; encoded by the coding sequence ATGCCAGATTTTCTAGAAACGGAAATACAATTTTTACCCGGTGTTGGTCCAAAGCGCGCGGAAACTTTAAATAAGGAACTGAAAATTAAAACTTTCGGAGACCTGGTCTATTATTATCCTTACAAATACATCGACCGAACTAAATATTATAAAATTTCGGAGATCCATACCGAAATGCCATTTATCCAGGTAAAAGGTGTAATTAAACAAATTGAAACCATTGGGAGCGGACCAAAACAAAGGCTAAGTGCGCGGTTTTACGACGATACCGGCAGCATTGAATTGGTATGGTTTCGCGGTATTAAGTGGCAAATTGAAAATTTGAAGAAATTCAAAACCTATACTGTTTTTGGGAAACCATCCTTATTTGCGGGTAAAATTAGTGTTGTTCATCCGGAACTTGAGTCGGAAGAAGAAAAGCAATTGAATCCGGCGGGATTATTTCAGGGGTATTACATTACGTCTGAAAACATGAAAAAAAAGTATCTGAATTCAAAATCGATACATAAATTTCAGTTAACGCTGATCAGCCTGGCAAAGGAAAAAATAAAAGAAACACTTCCGGATTTTCTGCTTTCGAAACTAAAACTTATGCCGCTGGAAAAGGCCTTAATTAATATTCATAAACCGGCGGATACAATTCACCTTAAAAATGCACGATTCAGGCTAAAATTTGAAGAACTGTTCTTTATTCAGCTTAAAATTTTGGCGATCAAACACAATCGCGATCAAAAATTTAAAGGTTTTCATTTCGAAAGAGTGGGTTATAATTTCAATACTTTTTACGATAAATTTTTACCGTTTGAACTTACAAATGCACAAAAGAAGGTAATCCGCGAAATACGAATTGATGTAAACCGGAATACGCAAATGAACCGATTGTTGCAGGGCGATGTTGGAAGTGGTAAAACACTGGTTGCTCTTATGACCATGCTTTTGGCCATGGATAACGAGTTTCAGAGTTGTTTAATGGCACCAACCGAAATACTGGCACAACAACACTACCAATCCATTTCCAAGTTTTTGATGGGGATGAACATCAACGTGGGCTTACTCACCGGATCAAATAAAGCGAAAGAACGCAAGGTGCTGCATGCCGCTTTACAATCGGGCGAAATGCAAATAATAATCGGGACTCACGCATTAATAGAGAACACGGTTGTATTTAAAAAGCTGGGGCTGGTAATTGTTGACGAACAGCATCGTTTTGGAGTTGCTCAGCGCGCAAAGCTATGGCAGAAAAATGATTTAATTCCGCCGCACATTTTGGTGATGACTGCAACACCAATTCCGAGAACATTGGCCATGACAGTGTATGGCGATTTGGATGTTTCGGTGATAGATGAACTGCCTCCCGGCCGCAAACCGATACAAACCATGCATTTTTATGAAAACAGGAGAAAGCAGCTTTATAATTTTTTACAACAACAAATAGATAAAGGAACTCAGGTATACATCGTATATCCGCTTATTTCTGAATCGGAAAAAATGGATTACAAAAATCTGGAAGAAGGGTTCAGGCACATTTCGGAAGCGTTTCCTGATGTTAAAATAAGTATGGTACATGGGAAAATGAAACCTGCCATTAAAGAGAATGCCATGCAGGCTTTTAAACGAGGCGAGACACAAATAATGGTAGCTACAACGGTTATTGAAGTAGGGGTTGATGTGCCAAATGCAGCTGTTATGGTTATTGAAAGTTCTGAACGATTCGGATTGTCCCAGCTTCACCAATTGCGCGGCCGCGTTGGGCGAGGAGCCGAACAATCGTACTGTATACTAATGTCTTCGTACAAATTAAGCACTGAAAGCCGCAAACGGTTGGAAACCATGGTTCGCACAAACGACGGTTTCGAAATAGCTGAAGTGGATATGAAGTTAAGAGGCCCGGGCGATTTGGAAGGAACACAACAAAGTGGGATAGGTTTTGATTTGAAAATTGCCAATCTTGGAAAAGATGGTGAAATACTTCAGCTAGCCCGAAATGTAGCCAATGACATTCTGGATGAAGACCCTTTTTTACAAAAGGAAGAAAATCAGTTGTTGCTTAAAAATCTACTTTCAACAAAAGATACCAGTTTCGACTGGAGTTCAATTAGTTGA
- the dat gene encoding D-amino-acid transaminase, translating to MSEIVYLNGEFLEKEQAKISPNDRGFIFADGVYEVAKYYNGKAFRYKDHLDRLERSLAELNIHYSETDKLDKVFTELLVRNNMLNKHAGIYLQITRGVEKRVHHFPVDIIPTVYAFAFDLPSATDKLQNGIKVITEEDIRWQRCDIKSVSLLPNTMLYNKAVESGAGECILIRDGKVTEATHSSVLAVKNNKLITRPLSNLILPGITRKVVLEICSANNIPIEERLFTKEELYNMDELFISGTGSEITPVVQVDNVRIGDGEAGKITRFLQQKFFEMVS from the coding sequence ATGAGTGAAATAGTTTATTTGAACGGTGAATTTTTAGAAAAAGAGCAGGCCAAAATTTCGCCAAACGACCGTGGATTTATTTTTGCCGATGGAGTGTACGAAGTAGCCAAGTATTACAATGGCAAAGCATTTCGTTATAAAGATCATCTGGATCGTTTGGAAAGAAGTTTGGCTGAACTTAACATACATTATTCTGAAACAGATAAACTGGATAAGGTGTTTACTGAATTGCTCGTTCGCAATAATATGCTAAACAAACATGCCGGTATTTATCTGCAAATCACACGGGGTGTCGAAAAACGAGTTCATCATTTTCCGGTAGATATTATCCCCACCGTTTACGCTTTTGCATTTGATTTACCATCTGCAACAGACAAACTTCAGAATGGTATTAAAGTTATCACAGAGGAGGATATTCGTTGGCAACGCTGCGACATAAAATCGGTTTCTTTACTTCCAAACACAATGCTTTACAACAAAGCGGTTGAAAGTGGAGCAGGGGAGTGTATTCTAATTCGCGACGGAAAAGTTACAGAAGCGACTCATTCAAGTGTGTTGGCCGTAAAAAATAACAAGCTAATTACCCGCCCGCTTTCAAATTTAATTTTACCCGGAATTACGCGAAAAGTAGTCCTCGAAATTTGCTCTGCCAATAATATACCGATCGAAGAGCGCCTGTTTACAAAAGAGGAGTTGTACAACATGGATGAATTATTTATTTCGGGAACCGGCAGTGAAATTACACCGGTTGTTCAGGTAGATAATGTGAGAATTGGTGATGGTGAAGCCGGAAAAATAACACGTTTTCTTCAACAAAAATTTTTCGAAATGGTATCCTGA
- a CDS encoding cold shock domain-containing protein gives MKGTVKWYDEVKGFGFIQSDENKDLFVHRSGVKDSVFALEAGQMVEFEAQESNRGPVAINVEVI, from the coding sequence ATGAAAGGTACCGTAAAATGGTACGATGAAGTAAAGGGTTTTGGATTTATCCAGTCTGACGAGAACAAAGATTTATTTGTTCATCGTTCAGGGGTTAAAGATAGTGTATTTGCACTCGAAGCTGGCCAAATGGTCGAATTCGAAGCTCAAGAAAGTAACCGTGGACCGGTAGCCATTAATGTTGAAGTAATTTAA